The following coding sequences lie in one Arachis ipaensis cultivar K30076 chromosome B03, Araip1.1, whole genome shotgun sequence genomic window:
- the LOC107632849 gene encoding probable CCR4-associated factor 1 homolog 11: MKANVDALKIIQLGLTLPDEHGNLPDLGTNNRTHYIWQFNFRDFNLTRDIHAKDSVALLRSQGIDFACNAVAGVSSVHFAKLAAASGLLFNKALTWVTFHGAYDIGYLVKILNWGVLPTCLEEFLELVKELFGGNTYDVKHVIRFCNGLYGGLEKVADSLHVDRVAGKCHQAGSDSLLTCHTFHKIRESYFLANDDGFREYVNVFFGLEIAKV; encoded by the coding sequence ATGAAGGCCAATGTGGACGCGCTCAAAATCATCCAGCTTGGACTCACTCTCCCCGATGAGCACGGCAACCTCCCTGACCTAGGAACCAACAACAGAACTCACTACATCTGGCAGTTCAATTTCCGAGACTTCAACCTCACGCGTGACATTCACGCAAAGGACTCTGTGGCACTCCTACGCAGCCAGGGCATCGACTTTGCATGCAATGCAGTGGCCGGAGTTTCTTCGGTGCATTTTGCGAAATTGGCAGCAGCATCTGGGCTGCTGTTCAACAAAGCACTGACATGGGTCACATTCCATGGTGCTTATGATATTGGATATTTGGTGAAGATTCTGAACTGGGGTGTCCTTCCGACGTGCTTGGAGGAGTTCTTGGAGCTTGTGAAAGAGctgtttgggggaaatacttacgATGTGAAGCATGTGATAAGGTTCTGCAATGGCCTCTATGGCGGTTTGGAAAAGGTGGCTGACTCACTTCACGTAGACCGAGTTGCTGGGAAGTGCCATCAGGCCGGGTCTGATAGCTTGCTCACCTGCCACACCTTTCACAAGATTAGAGAATCTTATTTTTTGGCTAATGATGATGGGTTTAGGGAATATGTTAATGTATTTTTTGGGTTGGAAATTGCAAAAGTTTAA